The proteins below are encoded in one region of Amycolatopsis magusensis:
- a CDS encoding Nramp family divalent metal transporter — protein MTQSASPRVTRLRRVRAGTTLLGPAFVAAIAYVDPGNVASNISAGAQFGYLLVWVIVAANLMACLVQFLSAKLGLVTGLSLPEAVRERTSRPTRLAYWAQAELVAIATDLAEVVGGAIALYLLFDLPLLLGGVITGVVSMGLLLVQDKRGQRPFERVITGLLAVIAIGFLTSVVVQPPSVSGTLGGLVPRFDGTESVLIAAAMLGATVMPHAVYLHSGLARDRHGQVGGERRARLLKATKYDVGLAMLLAGAVNLSMVLLAATTLRGREGVDSIEGAHLAIGDVLGPAVALLFAIGLLASGLASTSVGAYAGAMIMQGLLRKRIPLLARRLITLAPAIVVLALGVDPSRALVVSQVVLSFGIPFALVPLVRLTSDRGLMGADANHRVTTTLAWLVAAVIIALNVALLYLTFA, from the coding sequence ATGACGCAATCCGCAAGCCCCCGGGTGACCCGCTTGCGGCGGGTCCGCGCGGGGACCACCCTGCTCGGCCCGGCCTTCGTCGCGGCGATCGCCTACGTCGACCCGGGCAACGTGGCCTCCAACATCAGCGCCGGTGCCCAGTTCGGCTACCTGCTGGTGTGGGTGATCGTCGCCGCCAACCTGATGGCCTGCCTGGTGCAGTTCCTCTCCGCCAAGCTCGGCCTGGTCACCGGCCTGTCCCTGCCCGAAGCGGTCCGCGAGCGCACCTCGCGCCCGACCCGGCTGGCGTACTGGGCGCAGGCCGAGCTGGTCGCCATCGCCACCGACCTGGCCGAGGTGGTCGGCGGGGCGATCGCGCTGTACCTGCTGTTCGACCTGCCGCTGCTGCTCGGCGGCGTGATCACCGGCGTGGTCTCCATGGGCCTGCTGCTGGTGCAGGACAAACGCGGCCAGCGCCCGTTCGAGCGGGTGATCACCGGCCTGCTCGCGGTGATCGCGATCGGCTTCCTGACCAGCGTGGTGGTCCAGCCGCCGTCGGTGTCCGGCACGCTCGGCGGGCTGGTGCCGCGGTTCGACGGCACGGAGAGCGTGCTGATCGCCGCGGCCATGCTCGGCGCCACGGTGATGCCGCACGCGGTCTACCTGCACTCCGGTCTCGCACGCGACCGCCACGGCCAGGTCGGCGGCGAACGGCGTGCCCGGCTGCTCAAGGCGACCAAGTACGACGTCGGCCTGGCGATGCTGCTGGCTGGCGCGGTGAACCTGTCGATGGTGCTGCTCGCGGCGACCACGCTGCGCGGCCGTGAAGGCGTCGACTCCATCGAGGGCGCGCACCTGGCGATCGGCGACGTGCTCGGCCCGGCCGTCGCGCTGCTGTTCGCCATCGGCCTGCTCGCCTCGGGCCTCGCCTCGACCTCGGTGGGCGCCTACGCGGGCGCGATGATCATGCAGGGCCTGCTGCGCAAGCGGATCCCGCTGCTGGCGCGCCGCCTGATCACCCTGGCCCCGGCGATCGTGGTGCTGGCGCTCGGCGTCGACCCGAGCCGCGCGCTGGTGGTCTCGCAGGTGGTGCTGTCCTTCGGCATCCCGTTCGCACTGGTGCCGCTGGTGCGGCTGACCAGCGACCGCGGGCTGATGGGCGCCGACGCCAACCACCGCGTCACCACCACGCTGGCCTGGCTGGTCGCCGCGGTGATCATCGCGCTGAACGTGGCGCTGCTGTACCTGACCTTCGCTTAG
- a CDS encoding serine/threonine-protein kinase, whose translation MTEETTQRAQAPAPGPREIAGRYVLLGELGRGGMGVVFRAEDRVIGRQVAIKELRLPEGADDAGVFSERVLREVRTGGRLNDPAVVTVFDVVSEAGTTYIVMELVDAPTLSDLVRERGALPAQQVASIGLQVLSALQAAHESGIVHRDVKPGNIMVAPNGRVKLTDFGIAQAVDDPRLTTSGMIVGSPAFMAPERVSGQEAGPASDLWSLGVTLFFAAEGVLAFERSSTAATLHAIMNEVPYLTRTQGPLASVVMGLLVAAPEGRLTAHQAHGLLQMAAAGTGQHTPTSVYNGPPPTMAGPAPTHYARQQAPVVAPRKGKRPLVVTGAALAAVLLLAGCFFLGNWWGAPKTDSAMLPALTYGTQGDIQQFDTPSSSQRCYNVPLEPGRSISSSNKVECDEQHDFEVYASLGTLGGDSSVADSAPAAAYPDPERLRISVETRCELIFHSNVVPANQRAGLQYRALLPTAQAWNAKEDTSGNLVRQAYCVLSKSGGATATGPAAIEVR comes from the coding sequence GTGACCGAGGAGACGACCCAGCGGGCCCAGGCGCCCGCGCCAGGGCCCCGTGAGATCGCCGGCAGGTACGTCCTGCTCGGCGAACTCGGCCGCGGTGGCATGGGCGTGGTGTTCCGCGCCGAGGACCGGGTCATCGGCAGGCAGGTGGCGATCAAGGAACTGCGCCTGCCCGAGGGGGCCGACGACGCGGGCGTGTTCTCCGAGCGGGTGCTGCGCGAGGTGCGCACCGGCGGCAGGCTCAACGACCCCGCCGTGGTCACCGTGTTCGACGTGGTCTCCGAAGCGGGCACCACCTACATCGTGATGGAACTGGTGGACGCACCGACGCTGTCGGACCTGGTGCGCGAGCGGGGCGCGCTGCCCGCGCAGCAGGTGGCGAGCATCGGCCTCCAGGTGCTGTCCGCGCTGCAGGCCGCGCACGAGTCCGGGATCGTGCACCGCGACGTGAAGCCCGGCAACATCATGGTCGCGCCCAACGGCCGCGTGAAGCTGACCGACTTCGGCATCGCGCAGGCCGTCGACGACCCCCGCCTGACCACCAGCGGCATGATCGTCGGCAGTCCCGCGTTCATGGCGCCCGAACGCGTTTCCGGGCAGGAGGCCGGCCCGGCCTCGGACCTGTGGTCGCTCGGCGTCACCCTGTTCTTCGCCGCCGAGGGCGTGCTCGCCTTCGAGCGCTCCAGCACCGCCGCCACCCTGCACGCGATCATGAACGAGGTCCCGTACCTGACCCGCACCCAGGGCCCGCTCGCCTCGGTGGTGATGGGGCTGCTGGTCGCCGCGCCCGAGGGCAGGCTGACCGCGCACCAGGCACACGGGCTGCTGCAGATGGCCGCCGCCGGTACCGGCCAGCACACCCCGACGTCGGTCTACAACGGACCGCCGCCGACCATGGCCGGGCCCGCGCCCACGCACTACGCCCGGCAGCAGGCGCCCGTCGTCGCGCCGCGCAAGGGCAAGCGGCCGCTGGTGGTCACCGGTGCCGCGCTGGCCGCGGTCCTGCTGCTCGCCGGTTGCTTCTTCCTCGGGAACTGGTGGGGTGCGCCCAAGACGGATTCGGCGATGCTGCCCGCGCTGACCTACGGCACCCAGGGCGACATCCAGCAGTTCGACACGCCGTCGTCCTCGCAGCGCTGCTACAACGTGCCGCTGGAACCGGGCCGGTCGATCTCGTCGAGCAACAAGGTCGAATGCGACGAGCAGCACGACTTCGAGGTCTACGCCTCGCTCGGCACGCTGGGCGGGGACAGCAGCGTCGCCGACAGCGCGCCCGCGGCGGCCTACCCGGACCCCGAGCGGCTGCGGATCTCGGTGGAAACGCGCTGCGAGCTGATTTTTCACTCGAACGTGGTGCCGGCCAATCAGCGGGCGGGGTTGCAGTACCGCGCGCTGCTGCCGACCGCGCAGGCGTGGAACGCCAAGGAGGACACCTCCGGCAACCTCGTCCGCCAGGCCTACTGCGTGCTGAGCAAGAGCGGCGGTGCCACGGCGACGGGACCGGCCGCCATCGAGGTGCGGTAG
- the dapA gene encoding 4-hydroxy-tetrahydrodipicolinate synthase — protein sequence MSTPPSAAPGRPFGRVLTAMITPFDREGALDLNRAQEIAKHLVDLGNDGLVVNGTTGESPTTSDAEKADLIRAVVEAVGERATVVTGAGTYDTAHSVELVRQAEKAGAHGALVVTPYYSRPTQAGLYAHFTTVADATGLPIMLYDIPPRSIVPIEVDTLRRLAEHPRILAVKDAKGDLLAGSEVIANTDLAYYSGDDGLNLPWLSVGATGVVSVVGHVVAGRIRAMIEAYEKGDTSTARTNHRGMLPVYRAFSRVGGVVFSKTALRLRGYDAGDPRLPIVPATEEQIAAISADLTQAGVPLDAAPASDWHSSRVAHADSAAAYVAPTTHTSVGTIHR from the coding sequence ATGTCCACTCCACCTTCGGCAGCACCGGGACGGCCGTTCGGCCGCGTGCTCACCGCGATGATCACCCCGTTCGACCGCGAGGGGGCGCTGGACCTGAACCGGGCCCAGGAGATCGCGAAGCACCTGGTGGATCTGGGCAACGACGGGCTGGTGGTGAACGGCACCACCGGCGAGAGCCCGACCACCTCCGACGCGGAGAAGGCGGACCTGATCCGGGCCGTGGTCGAGGCGGTCGGCGAGCGCGCCACCGTGGTCACCGGCGCCGGCACCTACGACACCGCGCACAGCGTGGAACTGGTGCGCCAGGCCGAGAAGGCCGGTGCGCACGGCGCGCTGGTCGTCACCCCGTACTACTCGCGGCCCACCCAGGCGGGCCTGTACGCGCACTTCACCACCGTGGCCGACGCCACCGGCCTGCCGATCATGCTCTACGACATCCCGCCGCGCTCGATCGTGCCGATCGAGGTCGACACCCTGCGCCGGCTCGCCGAGCACCCGCGGATCCTCGCGGTCAAGGACGCCAAGGGCGACCTGCTGGCCGGCAGCGAGGTCATCGCGAACACCGACCTGGCCTACTACTCCGGGGACGACGGGCTGAACCTGCCGTGGCTCTCGGTCGGCGCGACCGGTGTGGTCAGCGTGGTCGGGCACGTGGTCGCCGGGCGCATCCGGGCGATGATCGAGGCCTACGAAAAGGGCGACACCTCCACCGCGCGCACCAACCACCGCGGCATGCTGCCGGTCTACCGGGCCTTCTCCCGGGTCGGCGGCGTGGTGTTCAGCAAGACCGCGCTGCGGCTGCGCGGGTACGATGCGGGCGACCCGCGGCTGCCGATCGTGCCGGCCACCGAGGAGCAGATCGCCGCGATTTCGGCGGATCTGACCCAGGCGGGCGTGCCACTGGACGCGGCCCCGGCGAGCGACTGGCATAGTTCACGGGTGGCGCACGCCGACTCCGCGGCGGCGTACGTCGCACCGACCACCCATACCAGCGTTGGGACAATTCACCGTTGA
- a CDS encoding ribonuclease J has protein sequence MSIGPGPTSAPPALEEGALRVVALGGIGEVGRNMTVFEFDGRLLVVDCGVLFPEDDQPGVDLILPDFRAIEDRLDEIEALVLTHGHEDHIGAAPFLLRLRPDLPIYGSRFTLALLAAKCKEHKQRPKLIEVKETERRQVGPFDLEFFAVNHSIPDALAVAIRTPAGVVLHTGDIKLDQLPLDGRLTDLAGFSRLGDEGVDLFCVDSTNAEVPGFVMPERDIGPVLDDVIRRVDQRVIVACFASHVHRVQQVLDVAVQHGRRVAFVGRSMVRNMGIAAELGLLNVPDGLLVDLDQAAKLPESKVLFVSTGSQGEPLSALSRMARGEHRQISIKAGDTVVLASSMIPGNETAVFGVVNGLVRLGANVVHQGNAKVHVSGHASAGELLYLYNAVRPSNVMPVHGEWKHLVANGELAVRTGVAPENVVIAEDGVVVDLVDGRARLSGRVEVGHVYVDGLSVGDVGESTLSDRLVLGEGGFIAINVAVDSSTGRAVSPPTVAGRGFSDDPKALDAVVPLVEMELSRTEAEGITDTHRIAQSVRRVVGRWVADTYRRRPMIVPTVIPV, from the coding sequence CTGTCCATCGGACCCGGCCCCACCTCGGCACCACCCGCACTCGAAGAAGGCGCGCTCCGCGTGGTCGCGCTCGGCGGCATCGGCGAAGTCGGGCGGAACATGACCGTCTTCGAGTTCGACGGCCGCCTGCTCGTCGTCGACTGCGGCGTGCTCTTCCCCGAGGACGACCAGCCGGGGGTGGACCTGATCCTGCCCGACTTCCGGGCGATCGAGGACCGGCTCGACGAGATCGAGGCGCTGGTGCTCACCCACGGGCACGAGGACCACATCGGTGCCGCGCCCTTCCTCCTGCGCCTGCGCCCGGACCTGCCGATCTACGGTTCGCGGTTCACCCTGGCGCTGCTGGCGGCCAAGTGCAAGGAGCACAAGCAGCGGCCGAAGCTGATCGAGGTCAAGGAGACCGAGCGCCGGCAGGTCGGCCCGTTCGACCTGGAGTTCTTCGCGGTCAACCACTCCATCCCGGACGCGCTGGCGGTGGCCATCCGCACCCCGGCCGGGGTGGTGCTGCACACCGGTGACATCAAGCTCGACCAGCTGCCGCTGGACGGGCGGCTGACCGACCTGGCCGGGTTCTCCCGGCTCGGCGACGAGGGCGTGGACCTGTTCTGCGTGGACTCGACCAACGCCGAGGTACCCGGGTTCGTGATGCCCGAGCGCGACATCGGCCCGGTGCTCGACGACGTGATCCGCCGCGTCGACCAGCGGGTGATCGTGGCCTGCTTCGCCAGCCACGTGCACCGCGTGCAGCAGGTGCTCGACGTGGCCGTGCAGCACGGCCGCCGGGTGGCCTTCGTCGGCCGGTCGATGGTCCGCAACATGGGCATCGCCGCCGAACTCGGCCTGCTCAACGTGCCCGACGGGCTGCTGGTCGATCTCGACCAGGCGGCGAAGCTGCCGGAGAGCAAGGTCCTGTTCGTCTCCACCGGTTCGCAGGGCGAGCCGCTGTCCGCGCTCTCGCGGATGGCGCGGGGCGAGCACCGGCAGATCTCGATCAAGGCCGGGGACACCGTGGTGCTGGCCAGCTCGATGATCCCGGGCAACGAGACCGCGGTGTTCGGCGTGGTCAACGGCCTGGTCCGGCTGGGCGCGAACGTGGTGCACCAGGGCAACGCGAAGGTGCACGTGTCCGGGCACGCCTCGGCCGGTGAGCTGCTCTACCTCTACAACGCGGTGCGCCCGAGCAACGTGATGCCGGTGCACGGCGAGTGGAAGCACCTGGTGGCCAACGGCGAACTCGCGGTCCGCACCGGCGTCGCGCCGGAGAACGTGGTGATCGCCGAGGACGGTGTGGTGGTCGACCTGGTCGACGGCCGCGCGCGGCTGAGCGGCCGGGTCGAGGTCGGGCACGTCTACGTGGACGGCCTGTCGGTCGGTGACGTGGGCGAGTCGACGTTGTCCGACCGGCTGGTCCTCGGCGAAGGCGGGTTCATCGCGATCAACGTGGCCGTGGACTCCAGCACCGGGCGCGCGGTCAGCCCGCCGACGGTGGCCGGTCGCGGGTTCTCCGACGACCCGAAGGCACTGGACGCGGTGGTGCCCCTGGTGGAGATGGAGCTGTCGCGCACCGAGGCCGAGGGCATCACCGACACGCACCGGATCGCGCAGTCGGTGCGCCGGGTGGTGGGCCGCTGGGTGGCCGACACCTACCGCCGCCGGCCGATGATCGTGCCCACGGTCATTCCCGTCTGA
- a CDS encoding substrate-binding and VWA domain-containing protein gives MGRHSAVPVRRLRRLPVLLTAAVLVVAGISWGAVVFVRARNGCAEPVTLRVVAAEETAPVLTRIAQALPPGTGPGCGKVEVQSRDSLRAVEELALPQDNAAHVWVPESTLMLRRAREAGAAEVPASGRSIASSPVVLALDEQTATTLGWPAKTLTWSDVLAPADSGLRVGMADPARDPVGVAALFAARDTVKGQPDPGAAFAELLRRLSPNTVAGAPELFGRLPSASQQETLTAFPTTENSVLRHNVEQGGHGLVAVYAPLAPALDHPFVVLPGAGPGERAAADRFLRAIDAPEGLQALADAGFRTPGGKALRDRSQDGRVVSRDMQPAMMPPADEVDLILNQWAGINLSSRLQVLIDVSGSMNAVEPATGRTRMELTREAAQRALRLFRPTSDIRVLTFSTKLDGDKDYREVLPMAPVSDQLARGAEATLGSIQATPDGQTGLYDSVLAAYQTARAEWEPGRLNLVVVMTDGRNEDSQGISRADLLTQLGALADPKRPIQLLGIGVGPDIDVAELQEITAATGGQAFTTPDPGKINEVFYAALSKLACCG, from the coding sequence ATGGGGCGTCATTCCGCGGTTCCGGTTCGACGACTCCGGCGGCTGCCGGTCCTGCTGACGGCCGCCGTGCTGGTGGTGGCCGGCATTTCCTGGGGTGCGGTGGTCTTCGTGCGCGCCCGCAACGGCTGCGCCGAACCGGTGACGCTGCGGGTGGTCGCCGCCGAGGAGACCGCGCCGGTGCTCACGAGGATCGCGCAGGCGCTCCCGCCGGGCACCGGCCCGGGGTGCGGCAAGGTCGAGGTGCAGAGCCGCGACTCGCTGCGCGCGGTCGAAGAGCTCGCGTTGCCCCAGGACAACGCGGCGCACGTCTGGGTGCCGGAGTCCACGCTGATGCTGCGGCGCGCGCGGGAAGCCGGGGCGGCCGAGGTGCCCGCTTCGGGCCGGTCGATCGCCAGTTCTCCGGTGGTGCTGGCGCTCGACGAGCAGACCGCGACCACGCTCGGCTGGCCCGCCAAGACGCTCACCTGGTCGGACGTGCTCGCCCCGGCCGACAGCGGCCTGCGGGTCGGCATGGCGGACCCGGCCCGTGATCCGGTCGGGGTGGCGGCGTTGTTCGCCGCGCGGGACACGGTCAAGGGGCAGCCCGATCCGGGCGCGGCCTTCGCCGAACTGCTGCGCCGGTTGTCGCCGAACACGGTCGCGGGCGCACCCGAGCTGTTCGGGCGGCTGCCGTCGGCGTCCCAGCAGGAGACGCTGACCGCGTTCCCCACCACGGAGAACTCCGTGCTACGGCACAACGTCGAACAGGGCGGCCACGGCCTGGTCGCGGTGTACGCGCCGTTGGCGCCCGCACTGGACCACCCGTTCGTGGTGCTGCCGGGGGCCGGTCCCGGTGAACGTGCCGCGGCGGACCGGTTCCTGCGGGCGATCGACGCACCGGAAGGCCTGCAGGCGCTGGCGGACGCGGGTTTCCGGACGCCCGGTGGAAAGGCGCTGCGGGACCGGTCGCAGGACGGGCGCGTGGTCTCACGCGACATGCAGCCCGCGATGATGCCGCCCGCCGACGAGGTCGACCTGATCCTGAACCAGTGGGCGGGCATCAACCTGAGCTCGCGGCTGCAGGTGCTGATCGACGTGTCGGGCTCGATGAACGCGGTGGAGCCCGCCACCGGGCGTACGCGCATGGAGCTGACGCGCGAGGCGGCCCAGCGCGCGCTGCGGTTGTTCCGGCCGACCAGCGACATCCGGGTGCTGACCTTCTCCACCAAGCTCGACGGGGACAAGGACTACCGCGAGGTGCTGCCGATGGCGCCGGTCAGCGACCAGCTCGCGCGCGGCGCGGAGGCGACGCTCGGCAGCATCCAGGCGACGCCGGACGGGCAGACCGGGTTGTACGACAGCGTGCTCGCCGCTTACCAGACCGCGCGTGCCGAATGGGAACCCGGACGGCTGAACCTGGTGGTCGTGATGACCGACGGGCGCAACGAGGATTCGCAGGGGATCAGTCGCGCGGACCTGCTCACCCAGTTGGGTGCGCTCGCCGATCCGAAGCGGCCGATCCAGCTGCTCGGCATCGGCGTCGGACCGGACATCGACGTGGCGGAGTTGCAGGAAATCACCGCCGCCACGGGTGGGCAGGCGTTCACCACACCCGATCCGGGGAAGATCAACGAAGTGTTCTACGCAGCGTTGAGCAAGCTCGCCTGCTGCGGGTGA
- a CDS encoding DUF305 domain-containing protein, whose product MFRFPRRPVLAVAGVTTALVLAGCSGEEAAPEPGPQAPPPAAVAGLQVSAEFNEADVAFATEMIPHHQQAVDMAALAVEKSGDEKVKALALKIRDAQDAEMAQLSGMLEVWGQQPPEDPGLDHGGHSGMVTDAEMMALESATGAEFDRKFVELMTRHHEGAVRVADGEKANGKNPQAKDLAGKISQDQQAELAELKSL is encoded by the coding sequence ATGTTCCGCTTCCCCCGACGGCCGGTCCTGGCCGTCGCCGGTGTGACCACGGCGCTGGTGCTCGCCGGTTGTTCCGGAGAGGAGGCCGCGCCCGAGCCGGGTCCGCAGGCGCCGCCGCCCGCCGCGGTGGCCGGGCTGCAGGTGTCCGCGGAGTTCAACGAAGCCGACGTGGCCTTCGCGACCGAGATGATCCCGCACCACCAGCAGGCCGTGGACATGGCCGCGCTGGCGGTGGAGAAGTCGGGCGACGAGAAGGTCAAGGCGCTGGCGCTGAAGATCCGGGACGCGCAGGACGCGGAGATGGCGCAGCTCTCGGGCATGCTCGAGGTGTGGGGGCAGCAGCCGCCGGAGGACCCGGGCCTCGACCACGGCGGCCACTCGGGCATGGTCACCGACGCCGAGATGATGGCCCTCGAATCCGCGACCGGCGCGGAGTTCGACCGGAAGTTCGTCGAACTCATGACACGGCACCACGAAGGCGCCGTGCGAGTCGCCGACGGCGAAAAGGCGAACGGGAAGAACCCGCAGGCGAAGGACCTGGCCGGCAAGATCAGCCAGGACCAGCAAGCCGAACTGGCCGAACTGAAATCCCTGTAA
- a CDS encoding EamA family transporter, which produces MVTEVPARTLVVHRGRGTVLILVAALFFSSSGALGKPVMLAGLSPEQVAAARIGLAALVLAIGVGIARPSLLRVRRSDWPLLLGYGLLGVAGVQLCYFISASRIPVGIAILLEFTSPVLIALWVRFVRRVRLPGVMWGGIALAMLGLAMVAQAWEGLRLDAFGLLAGVGAAICSAGYFLIGERAVADRHPLGLVTWGMIVGAVAVCVVAPPWTIPVSLLSAPADFGPWQPPIWLLLAALVLLSTVFAYLAGISSLRHLPAPVASVLGLCEPLLAAGLAWVLLGEALTWVQLLGAAVLLGGALIVQLNSPGKPTGGAAPA; this is translated from the coding sequence ATGGTCACCGAGGTCCCGGCGCGCACGCTGGTCGTCCACCGGGGCCGCGGCACGGTGCTGATCCTGGTCGCGGCCCTGTTCTTCAGCAGCTCCGGCGCGCTGGGCAAACCGGTGATGCTGGCCGGGCTGAGTCCCGAGCAGGTGGCCGCGGCGCGGATCGGCCTGGCCGCGCTGGTGCTGGCCATCGGCGTGGGGATCGCGCGGCCGTCACTGCTGCGTGTCCGGAGGTCGGACTGGCCGCTGCTGCTGGGGTACGGCCTGCTCGGCGTGGCCGGGGTGCAGCTGTGTTATTTCATCTCGGCGAGCCGGATCCCGGTGGGCATCGCGATCCTGCTGGAGTTCACCTCGCCGGTGCTGATCGCGCTGTGGGTCCGCTTCGTGCGGCGGGTGCGGCTGCCCGGGGTGATGTGGGGCGGGATCGCGCTGGCGATGCTCGGGCTGGCCATGGTCGCGCAGGCCTGGGAAGGTCTGCGGCTGGACGCCTTCGGCCTGCTCGCCGGCGTCGGCGCGGCGATCTGCTCGGCGGGGTACTTCCTGATCGGCGAGCGGGCGGTGGCCGACCGGCACCCGCTGGGGCTGGTCACGTGGGGCATGATCGTCGGCGCGGTGGCGGTGTGCGTGGTGGCGCCGCCCTGGACCATCCCGGTATCGCTGCTGTCGGCACCCGCCGACTTCGGCCCCTGGCAGCCGCCGATCTGGTTGCTGCTGGCCGCTCTGGTGCTGCTGTCGACCGTTTTCGCTTACCTGGCAGGGATTTCCTCGCTACGACACCTGCCCGCCCCGGTGGCGAGCGTGCTGGGCCTGTGCGAACCGCTGCTGGCCGCGGGTCTGGCGTGGGTCCTGCTGGGCGAGGCCCTCACCTGGGTACAACTGCTGGGCGCCGCCGTCCTGCTGGGTGGTGCCCTGATCGTCCAGCTGAACTCCCCCGGCAAACCCACCGGCGGCGCCGCTCCCGCCTGA
- a CDS encoding lysophospholipid acyltransferase family protein: MFALHRDENGRRRVPTPAIWRTMLAIDHRLVNLVGRLRITGQVPSGLRDRPLLMAANHIGVFDPFVLMAACRKIGIAPRFMLAGGILDAPVIGPALKASGHLRVDRGKSDSAVSQFGAAVDAMRTTRAPIIVYPEGRISHDPGLWPERGKSGAARLAIASGVPVVPISQWGAHEAVYWGTETVNGPADILPLAKSGLTAPLRRPVFRVHFGEPVDLADIEPERPGAGVRAHAKIMRAITEGLVPLRRGELDVPRFHDPTRPTDTVSPWKP; the protein is encoded by the coding sequence ATGTTCGCTCTCCACCGCGACGAGAACGGGCGCCGGCGCGTCCCCACGCCGGCCATCTGGCGCACGATGCTCGCGATCGACCACCGCCTGGTCAACCTGGTCGGCAGGCTGCGGATCACCGGTCAGGTGCCCAGCGGGCTGCGGGACCGGCCGCTGCTGATGGCCGCCAACCACATCGGCGTGTTCGACCCCTTCGTGCTGATGGCGGCCTGCCGCAAGATCGGCATCGCCCCCCGGTTCATGCTGGCGGGCGGCATCCTCGACGCCCCGGTGATCGGCCCGGCGCTCAAGGCCAGCGGGCACCTGCGCGTGGACCGCGGCAAGTCCGACTCGGCGGTGTCGCAGTTCGGCGCGGCGGTCGACGCCATGCGCACCACGCGGGCGCCGATCATCGTCTACCCGGAGGGCCGGATCAGCCACGACCCCGGTCTGTGGCCCGAGCGCGGCAAGTCCGGCGCGGCGCGGCTGGCGATCGCCTCGGGTGTGCCGGTGGTGCCGATCAGCCAGTGGGGTGCGCACGAGGCGGTCTACTGGGGCACCGAGACGGTCAACGGGCCGGCCGACATCCTGCCGCTGGCGAAGTCGGGGCTGACCGCGCCGCTGCGGCGGCCGGTGTTCCGGGTGCACTTCGGCGAGCCGGTCGACCTGGCCGACATCGAGCCGGAGCGGCCGGGGGCCGGGGTGCGCGCGCACGCCAAGATCATGCGCGCGATCACCGAGGGCCTGGTGCCGCTGCGCCGCGGTGAACTGGACGTCCCGCGGTTCCACGACCCCACCCGGCCGACCGACACGGTCAGCCCGTGGAAGCCGTAA